One genomic window of Gallaecimonas sp. GXIMD4217 includes the following:
- a CDS encoding glycosyltransferase yields the protein MEPLISVILPVYKENVRWIEKSVSSILSQSFSSFELIIVLDDPDNIDAERFIREVSSKDSRVRSYKNNKNRGLIYNLNFMSKVSRGKYIARMDADDIAMPDRLEKQLKYLVEHRLDIVGSQMIVVDSEDKPVRMLAKTKPLVNSSDPSILFRTPAYHPTWLAKRDVILTLGYRNVYCAEDYDLLLRSLLKGYQVGNSQECLLYYRVNTGSISNEKSYDQMLMKERVISLFKKGRLIDEVPSCRPNVVCRKFHGVAHSLFIIFSKGRLKYAPLVIPIILLSSLYRRHFFRAILNR from the coding sequence GTGGAACCGCTAATTTCTGTTATTCTACCTGTGTATAAAGAAAACGTCAGGTGGATTGAAAAATCAGTTTCTTCTATACTCTCTCAGTCATTTAGTAGTTTTGAATTGATAATTGTTCTGGATGACCCAGATAACATTGATGCTGAAAGATTTATACGAGAAGTAAGCTCAAAAGATAGTAGAGTCAGGTCCTATAAAAATAACAAAAATCGAGGCTTGATTTATAACTTAAACTTCATGAGCAAAGTCTCGCGTGGTAAGTATATTGCCAGAATGGATGCAGATGATATTGCCATGCCAGATAGGTTAGAAAAGCAGCTTAAATATTTGGTTGAGCATAGGCTTGATATTGTTGGCTCTCAAATGATAGTTGTTGACAGCGAAGATAAGCCAGTAAGAATGCTAGCTAAGACAAAGCCGTTAGTAAATAGTTCAGACCCGTCAATTTTGTTTAGGACGCCAGCATATCACCCAACTTGGCTAGCCAAAAGAGATGTTATATTGACCCTGGGGTACAGAAATGTTTATTGTGCAGAAGATTATGACTTGTTACTTCGTTCACTTCTAAAAGGATATCAAGTCGGTAACTCACAAGAATGTTTACTCTACTATAGAGTAAATACAGGCTCTATTTCTAATGAAAAGTCTTATGATCAAATGCTAATGAAGGAGAGGGTTATTTCTCTATTTAAGAAAGGAAGGTTAATAGATGAAGTTCCGTCCTGCAGACCAAATGTTGTTTGTAGAAAATTTCACGGCGTTGCGCATTCTCTTTTTATTATATTTTCTAAGGGAAGGCTAAAGTATGCACCGTTAGTCATTCCTATAATTTTGTTGAGCTCGCTTTATCGCAGGCATTTTTTTAGAGCTATACTTAATAGATGA
- a CDS encoding UDP-glucose/GDP-mannose dehydrogenase family protein, translating to MNVTVFGIGYVGLVQAAVLAEAGHKVCCVDVDEYKVSRLLQGHIPIYEPGLTTLVQSGVDSGRLQFTTDAAMGVDFGELQFIAVGTPPDEDGSADLKYVLAVAETIACHMAEPKIVINKSTVPVGTADKVRAHIAKVLAERKETLNYTVVSNPEFLKEGAAVADCQKPDRIIIGTDDARAETKMRELYAPFNRNHDKIIVMDVRSAELTKYAANCMLATKISFMNEVANLAELLGADIEAVRKGIGSDPRIGYHFIYPGCGYGGSCFPKDVQALVNTAEQVGYQPQLLQSVEAVNYRQKQKLFQFINRHFQGELEGKTIALWGLAFKPNTDDMREASSRVLMEALWTTGATVQAYDPEAMKEAKRIYGERPDLVLCDSMEEALDGADALVLCTEWQQFRAPDFELIANSLSNRVIFDGRNLYEPEAMKERGFNYYAIGRGDTLNLQ from the coding sequence ATGAATGTAACGGTTTTTGGTATTGGCTATGTTGGCCTTGTGCAGGCTGCGGTATTGGCCGAGGCGGGTCACAAGGTCTGCTGTGTTGACGTGGACGAGTATAAGGTTTCCCGCCTGCTACAAGGGCATATTCCAATCTATGAGCCGGGCTTGACAACCTTAGTGCAATCTGGTGTTGACAGTGGCCGCCTTCAATTCACAACTGATGCTGCCATGGGCGTGGATTTTGGTGAGCTGCAGTTTATTGCCGTAGGCACACCGCCGGATGAGGACGGCTCGGCCGATCTTAAATACGTCCTGGCTGTGGCCGAAACCATAGCTTGCCATATGGCAGAGCCTAAGATTGTGATCAATAAGTCTACCGTACCGGTGGGAACAGCCGACAAAGTGCGGGCGCATATTGCCAAGGTTTTAGCTGAGCGTAAGGAAACACTGAATTATACGGTGGTGTCCAATCCAGAGTTTCTCAAGGAAGGCGCGGCGGTGGCCGACTGCCAGAAGCCGGACCGGATCATCATTGGCACTGATGATGCTCGCGCTGAGACCAAAATGCGCGAACTTTATGCTCCTTTCAACCGCAACCATGACAAGATCATCGTCATGGATGTGCGCAGTGCTGAACTAACCAAGTATGCAGCCAACTGTATGTTGGCGACTAAGATCAGCTTCATGAATGAAGTGGCTAACTTGGCTGAGTTGCTGGGAGCTGATATAGAAGCCGTACGTAAGGGGATCGGCTCCGATCCGCGTATCGGGTATCACTTTATTTACCCGGGGTGCGGCTACGGCGGCTCCTGTTTCCCAAAGGACGTGCAGGCTCTGGTAAACACTGCAGAGCAGGTAGGCTATCAGCCCCAGCTGTTGCAATCGGTGGAAGCTGTTAACTACCGCCAGAAGCAGAAGCTATTTCAATTCATCAATCGCCATTTCCAGGGAGAACTGGAGGGTAAAACCATCGCCTTATGGGGACTGGCTTTCAAACCCAATACAGACGACATGCGCGAGGCCTCTAGTCGTGTCCTGATGGAAGCCCTGTGGACTACGGGAGCTACGGTGCAGGCCTATGACCCGGAAGCGATGAAGGAAGCTAAGCGCATCTACGGTGAGCGTCCCGACTTGGTACTTTGCGATAGTATGGAGGAGGCCTTGGACGGAGCAGATGCCTTGGTGCTCTGCACCGAGTGGCAGCAGTTTAGGGCACCTGATTTTGAATTGATTGCTAACTCATTGTCTAATAGGGTCATCTTTGATGGCCGTAACCTTTACGAGCCTGAAGCGATGAAGGAGCGCGGCTTCAATTATTATGCTATTGGTCGGGGCGATACCCTGAACTTGCAATAA
- a CDS encoding glycosyltransferase → MVDVVLHVITGLDNGGAEATLYRLAISQKCRPVVVSLTGGGKYGEMLKSAGVVVYYLNMPRGRVTISGLFRLLCILKKHKPAVVQTWMYHANLIGGIISRLAGVRDVHWGMHNAFLDPKTSKKSTVLASKICAMISHFIPKTIVYCAEKSLAIHSKEGYRKDVALVIPNGYDLNAFSPNLDARGSVRNFLGVSKDTFLLGCVARFDPYKDHGNLIKALTFLNSKSVNFLCILVGKGMDDENNEIVKLINDNKIESKVWLLGERDDVCSIMNAMDCHVLSSSSEAFPNVLCEAMACETPCVSTDVGDASVIVKGTGWIVPPKDSLALGKAMLEAWNEWSSDFESWGRRKESSREEIQKKYSLEAMVKGYEALWGIKG, encoded by the coding sequence ATGGTTGACGTTGTGTTACATGTAATAACGGGTCTGGATAACGGTGGGGCAGAAGCAACCCTTTACCGGCTGGCAATATCGCAAAAGTGTCGCCCTGTTGTTGTTTCTCTGACAGGAGGTGGAAAGTATGGAGAAATGCTGAAAAGTGCAGGGGTAGTAGTTTATTATCTAAATATGCCGCGAGGTAGAGTTACCATCTCTGGGCTATTTCGGCTGCTGTGTATACTAAAAAAACATAAGCCAGCTGTCGTTCAGACGTGGATGTACCATGCAAATCTAATTGGAGGGATAATTTCCAGGCTTGCAGGGGTAAGAGATGTGCATTGGGGGATGCATAACGCTTTCCTTGATCCAAAAACCTCTAAAAAGTCAACTGTGCTTGCATCAAAAATATGTGCCATGATAAGTCATTTCATACCTAAGACTATAGTATACTGCGCGGAAAAAAGTTTAGCTATACATTCTAAAGAAGGCTATAGAAAAGATGTTGCTTTAGTTATTCCTAATGGTTACGACTTGAATGCATTTAGCCCTAATTTAGATGCAAGGGGAAGTGTTCGCAATTTTCTTGGAGTAAGCAAAGATACCTTTTTGCTTGGTTGTGTCGCTAGGTTTGATCCTTATAAAGATCACGGGAACCTTATCAAAGCACTAACATTTCTAAATAGTAAGTCCGTAAACTTCTTGTGTATTCTTGTTGGAAAAGGAATGGATGATGAAAATAATGAGATTGTTAAACTGATTAATGATAATAAGATAGAGAGCAAGGTTTGGCTCCTGGGAGAGCGAGACGATGTTTGTTCGATAATGAATGCCATGGATTGTCACGTTCTTTCAAGCTCTAGCGAGGCCTTTCCCAACGTCTTGTGTGAGGCCATGGCATGTGAAACACCCTGTGTTAGTACTGATGTCGGTGATGCATCTGTCATCGTGAAAGGGACGGGTTGGATTGTTCCGCCAAAAGATTCCTTGGCTCTTGGTAAAGCAATGCTAGAGGCATGGAATGAGTGGAGTAGTGATTTTGAGTCTTGGGGGAGGCGAAAGGAAAGCAGTAGAGAAGAAATTCAAAAAAAATACTCACTTGAAGCTATGGTTAAGGGATATGAGGCTTTATGGGGAATAAAAGGTTAA
- a CDS encoding glycosyltransferase family 4 protein, producing the protein MHIILVGNNSDSMLNFRGSLVRNLMAVGHRVTVVCPSDANSSKLLNKLGCDFLPIKLSPKGINPLQDIALFVSLVVAFRKAKPDLIINYTIKPVIYGSLASAFCSAKCVSVTTGLGYVFINENIVSRIARLLYKVSLNFSSKVCFLNACDKEEFLKSGIIPKHKAFILPGEGVDLDHFSPTYMAPERRGGNSSHFTFIMIARALKDKGVFEYINAARKAIKVNEGVRFLFLGELGAANPSAVSKAEFLDFVAEGVVEYLGVADDVRPYISAADCVVLPSYREGLSRVLLEAAAMCKPIISSDAPGCTDVVLNGVNGFQVPVGDADGLFEAFLKIASFSEKERAEMGRKGRKLVLDMYSDEIVFQKYLSLFKGLE; encoded by the coding sequence ATGCACATTATACTAGTAGGTAACAATTCAGACTCTATGTTAAATTTTCGAGGTTCCTTAGTAAGGAACTTGATGGCTGTGGGGCATAGAGTCACCGTTGTCTGTCCTTCTGATGCTAACTCTAGCAAGTTGCTAAATAAATTGGGGTGTGATTTTCTCCCCATAAAACTGTCCCCGAAAGGAATTAACCCTTTACAAGATATTGCTCTTTTTGTTTCCCTTGTTGTTGCGTTTAGAAAAGCAAAGCCTGACCTTATTATTAACTACACAATAAAGCCTGTTATATATGGTTCTTTGGCGTCAGCTTTTTGTAGTGCTAAATGTGTATCCGTCACTACGGGGCTTGGCTATGTTTTCATAAATGAGAACATTGTTTCTAGAATCGCTAGGTTGCTGTATAAGGTCTCCCTGAATTTTTCCAGTAAGGTATGTTTTCTGAATGCTTGTGATAAGGAAGAGTTTTTGAAGTCAGGGATCATTCCTAAGCATAAAGCCTTTATTTTGCCTGGTGAGGGGGTAGATCTAGATCATTTTTCTCCTACGTATATGGCGCCTGAGAGGCGAGGTGGTAATAGCTCTCACTTTACTTTTATTATGATTGCTAGGGCTTTGAAAGATAAAGGAGTCTTTGAGTATATCAACGCCGCTAGGAAGGCAATTAAGGTAAATGAAGGGGTTCGATTCCTTTTCTTAGGAGAGCTAGGAGCAGCTAACCCTTCGGCTGTAAGCAAAGCCGAGTTTTTGGATTTTGTTGCTGAGGGAGTAGTTGAGTATTTAGGAGTGGCAGATGATGTTAGGCCTTACATCTCAGCGGCAGATTGTGTGGTCCTGCCTTCATATCGAGAAGGGCTATCGCGGGTACTCTTAGAGGCAGCTGCCATGTGTAAGCCAATTATTTCGAGTGATGCGCCAGGATGCACTGATGTCGTGCTTAATGGTGTAAATGGTTTTCAAGTTCCAGTTGGTGATGCGGATGGCCTGTTTGAAGCATTCTTGAAAATAGCTTCGTTTTCCGAAAAAGAACGGGCTGAGATGGGGCGGAAGGGCAGGAAACTAGTCTTGGACATGTATTCGGATGAAATTGTCTTTCAAAAATATCTTTCCCTTTTTAAGGGGTTGGAGTAA
- the galU gene encoding UTP--glucose-1-phosphate uridylyltransferase GalU — protein MKAVIPVAGLGTRMLPASKAIPKEMLPVVDKPLIQFVVDECVAAGIKEIVLVTHSSKNAIENHFDKSFELESMLEKRVKRQLLEEVKTICPDGVTIMHVRQGEAKGLGHAIMCAQPLVGDSPFCVLLPDVLVDDCAANPFRDNLAEMMMRFNEKGISQVMVEAVPQEEVNNYGVVDINGGDIVPGQSVAMAKIVEKPNLADAPSNMAVVGRYVFSRDIWPLFPKTPVGAGGEIQLTDTIAMLMERQPVEAYRIKGYSHDCGDKLGYMKTFVTYGTRHPKLASKFSNFLKSLEL, from the coding sequence ATGAAGGCTGTTATACCTGTCGCCGGGCTAGGTACGCGCATGTTGCCTGCGTCTAAGGCTATCCCAAAGGAAATGCTTCCGGTTGTTGATAAGCCTCTTATCCAGTTTGTGGTCGATGAGTGCGTTGCTGCTGGCATAAAAGAGATCGTGTTGGTTACGCACTCGTCAAAGAATGCTATAGAAAATCACTTTGATAAAAGTTTTGAATTGGAGTCGATGCTAGAAAAGCGAGTGAAACGCCAGCTTTTAGAAGAGGTTAAGACTATTTGTCCTGACGGAGTTACCATTATGCATGTACGCCAAGGAGAAGCCAAAGGGCTTGGTCACGCGATAATGTGCGCTCAACCCTTGGTAGGCGATTCCCCCTTCTGCGTGCTCTTGCCAGATGTACTAGTTGACGACTGCGCTGCAAATCCTTTCAGAGATAACTTGGCAGAAATGATGATGCGCTTTAATGAAAAGGGTATCAGTCAAGTGATGGTGGAGGCAGTGCCGCAAGAAGAGGTTAATAACTATGGAGTAGTCGATATTAATGGTGGCGATATTGTGCCAGGTCAGTCGGTAGCGATGGCAAAGATTGTGGAAAAACCAAATTTGGCTGATGCGCCATCTAATATGGCTGTAGTTGGGCGATATGTTTTTAGTCGAGACATTTGGCCTCTTTTTCCTAAAACTCCAGTTGGGGCAGGAGGAGAGATTCAGCTAACAGATACTATTGCGATGCTTATGGAGAGACAACCTGTCGAGGCATACCGTATTAAAGGATACAGTCATGACTGTGGTGATAAGCTCGGGTATATGAAAACCTTTGTTACGTACGGTACTCGCCACCCCAAGCTGGCTAGTAAATTTTCTAATTTTCTTAAGTCTCTGGAGTTGTAA
- a CDS encoding Wzy polymerase domain-containing protein, which produces MTGHNNNACDRLAWAAYWLLFLIATQYFQHNLGGAGLQLSYNNTVWVGAILVIAVGAFSAIHHGQWRVPRSGWQYGALILALFLPMLWTSTGIELPIGRLLGVLGGIAFLLALAQCFKAQRDEKWLLYVLVALGACQAVLGALQLYGFEWLPIGIPSGFKFRPSGIFQQPNVFASFIVTAMAAAIYLLAKHKVPEHSLHKLLWLAPLYAVLAFGGFCTYIVMSRTGVLALIGSLLLLLAMHKKFSSSLAAGIGLLIAGEVAGALFTEGLGGGFRGTEAATSSSWRIENWTVSWHIFKDHWLFGAGLGSFELVFSEYRAELYATTGLMSLHNVDHPHNELLFWAAEGGLLPVLGILVFSVAFIWRLTKLGNQGWGYAAMLFPMALHAMTEYPFYHSAIHWLTFLVILFLVEARVGMKEVPVAMPYLAKSLAVMVLLAGTAFFASNLHTISKLVEVVRQNEVAKAGDSPLLPLLDIVNPVVFDEHISHIVMFAKFQNALKVGDGQALREFISWGWEYSRTRPRAQTYLAMLDAARALRDKDEYNRILAKGQWLYPNNERLQALRPVNEQ; this is translated from the coding sequence ATGACGGGACATAATAACAACGCTTGCGACCGTCTTGCTTGGGCAGCCTATTGGCTGCTCTTTTTGATCGCAACCCAATACTTCCAGCACAACTTGGGAGGGGCGGGCCTGCAGTTGTCCTATAACAACACCGTATGGGTTGGGGCCATCCTCGTCATAGCAGTAGGCGCTTTTTCAGCTATTCACCATGGGCAGTGGCGAGTCCCTCGTTCGGGTTGGCAATACGGGGCTTTAATCCTGGCACTGTTTCTACCCATGCTGTGGACATCCACAGGCATTGAGTTGCCTATAGGGCGGTTGTTAGGTGTGCTCGGAGGTATCGCATTTCTGTTAGCCCTGGCGCAGTGCTTCAAGGCTCAGCGTGATGAAAAGTGGCTGCTTTATGTGTTGGTCGCTTTGGGGGCCTGCCAAGCAGTATTGGGTGCCTTGCAACTGTATGGCTTTGAGTGGCTTCCCATCGGCATACCCTCTGGCTTCAAGTTCCGGCCATCGGGGATTTTCCAGCAGCCCAATGTGTTTGCCAGCTTTATCGTGACGGCCATGGCGGCGGCCATCTACTTGTTGGCCAAGCACAAAGTGCCGGAGCACTCCCTTCATAAGCTACTATGGCTGGCGCCACTGTATGCGGTATTGGCCTTTGGCGGCTTTTGTACCTACATCGTCATGTCTCGAACCGGTGTTCTGGCGCTGATTGGTTCGCTGCTGTTGCTGCTGGCCATGCACAAAAAGTTTTCTAGTTCACTCGCTGCAGGTATTGGCCTGCTTATTGCCGGGGAAGTTGCCGGTGCATTATTTACCGAAGGTCTGGGTGGAGGCTTCAGAGGGACAGAAGCCGCAACCTCCAGCTCATGGCGTATAGAAAACTGGACCGTAAGTTGGCATATCTTTAAAGACCACTGGCTGTTTGGCGCCGGCTTGGGGAGTTTTGAGCTGGTTTTTTCAGAGTACCGTGCCGAGCTTTATGCAACCACCGGGCTCATGTCGCTTCATAATGTTGACCACCCCCATAACGAGCTGCTGTTCTGGGCGGCTGAAGGCGGACTTCTTCCGGTGCTGGGCATACTGGTCTTTTCCGTCGCTTTCATCTGGCGTTTGACCAAGTTGGGTAATCAAGGCTGGGGCTATGCCGCCATGCTGTTTCCCATGGCGCTGCACGCCATGACGGAGTACCCCTTTTATCATTCGGCCATCCATTGGTTGACCTTCCTGGTCATCCTGTTCCTAGTCGAGGCAAGGGTGGGCATGAAGGAGGTGCCAGTAGCAATGCCTTACCTTGCCAAGAGCCTAGCGGTGATGGTCTTGCTTGCGGGAACTGCCTTTTTCGCTTCCAACCTCCACACTATCAGCAAGCTTGTGGAAGTTGTTCGCCAAAATGAGGTGGCCAAAGCGGGGGACTCGCCACTCTTGCCCCTTTTAGATATTGTCAATCCGGTGGTGTTTGACGAGCACATTTCCCATATCGTGATGTTTGCCAAGTTTCAGAATGCGCTCAAGGTGGGAGACGGGCAAGCGCTTAGGGAGTTCATCAGCTGGGGTTGGGAGTACAGTCGGACCAGGCCCAGGGCCCAGACCTATTTAGCCATGTTGGACGCGGCGCGGGCCCTGAGAGACAAAGACGAGTACAATCGTATTTTGGCAAAGGGGCAGTGGCTTTACCCCAATAACGAGCGCCTGCAGGCACTGAGGCCTGTGAATGAGCAGTAG
- the galE gene encoding UDP-glucose 4-epimerase GalE, whose amino-acid sequence MILVTGGAGYIGSHTVLELLNAGHQVMVLDNLANSSTVALKRVSKLTGKDITFLQGDIRDRKLLDQIFSDNTIDAVVHFAGLKAVGESNQQPLRYYQNNVAGSLTLCEAMAAAGVFKLVFSSSATVYGDPVSVPITENSPTGATTNPYGTSKYMVERMLADLAHADERWRIAVLRYFNPTGAHKSGIIGEDPNGIPNNLLPFICQVAVGRREVLSVYGDDYPTIDGTGVRDYIHVVDLALGHLKALDKLADASGWQAYNLGTGKGYSVLQIVQAFEQVSGRTVPYQVVPRRPGDIATCYADPSLAAKTLGWQPERGLEAMMLDAWRWQSQNPNGYGGL is encoded by the coding sequence ATGATCTTGGTGACAGGTGGGGCCGGTTATATTGGCTCTCATACAGTATTGGAGCTTTTGAATGCCGGGCATCAGGTAATGGTGTTAGATAACCTTGCTAATAGCTCGACGGTTGCGCTTAAAAGAGTGTCGAAATTGACAGGAAAGGACATCACCTTTTTACAAGGTGATATTCGTGACCGGAAGTTGCTCGACCAGATTTTCTCAGATAATACAATCGACGCAGTTGTTCACTTTGCTGGCCTTAAGGCGGTCGGTGAGAGTAATCAACAGCCACTCCGATATTACCAAAATAATGTGGCTGGCAGCCTGACCCTCTGTGAGGCCATGGCCGCGGCCGGTGTTTTCAAACTGGTGTTTTCTTCATCCGCAACTGTTTATGGTGACCCCGTCTCGGTGCCTATCACTGAGAATAGCCCAACAGGTGCCACCACCAATCCTTATGGTACTTCCAAGTATATGGTGGAGCGCATGTTGGCCGACTTAGCTCATGCAGATGAACGCTGGCGAATAGCCGTGCTGCGTTATTTCAATCCTACGGGGGCTCATAAATCTGGCATTATCGGCGAAGATCCCAACGGTATTCCTAACAATCTCTTGCCTTTTATTTGCCAAGTGGCGGTGGGGCGCCGTGAAGTGCTCAGTGTATATGGCGATGACTATCCTACTATTGATGGCACCGGTGTGCGCGATTACATACATGTGGTTGACCTAGCTCTTGGGCATCTGAAGGCCTTAGATAAGTTAGCTGACGCCAGTGGTTGGCAGGCTTACAATTTGGGAACTGGTAAGGGCTACTCTGTATTACAGATAGTCCAAGCCTTCGAGCAAGTATCCGGCCGTACGGTACCCTACCAAGTAGTGCCCCGGCGTCCTGGCGACATCGCTACCTGCTATGCCGACCCTTCCTTGGCAGCCAAAACCCTTGGCTGGCAGCCAGAAAGGGGTTTGGAAGCGATGATGCTTGATGCATGGCGTTGGCAATCACAGAACCCCAACGGCTATGGCGGCCTATGA
- a CDS encoding IS5 family transposase, translating into MGKARHKISNWAAYNRALVNRGSLTVWMDEAAIRHWRCQQHHGGRGRGFEYSDTAIETALMLKGLFNLPLRALEGFINSLFRLMEVPLSSPSYSCISKRAKTVTIRYRRRSQGDMTHLVIDATGLKVFGEGEWKTRKHGKEKRRVWRKLHLAVDADSHAVVAAEVSLDKVGDNEVLPFLLNPLRRRIERVSADGAYDSKGCHRLVMRKGARAVIPPRKTAGFWEDGHPRNEAVAALKAGRLDEWKVRSGYHRRSLAETAMFRYKQLIGPKLSLRDYNGQVAEALAGVKVMNKVIGLGMPERQQVN; encoded by the coding sequence ATGGGCAAGGCCAGACACAAGATCAGCAACTGGGCAGCGTACAACCGCGCATTGGTCAACAGGGGGTCATTGACCGTCTGGATGGACGAGGCCGCCATCCGTCATTGGCGCTGCCAGCAGCACCACGGTGGCCGGGGGCGAGGCTTTGAGTACAGCGATACCGCCATCGAGACGGCGCTGATGCTGAAGGGCCTCTTCAACCTGCCGCTGCGGGCCCTGGAGGGCTTTATCAACTCCCTGTTTCGACTGATGGAGGTGCCGCTGTCCTCGCCCAGTTACAGCTGTATCAGCAAGCGTGCCAAGACGGTGACTATCCGCTATCGCCGGCGCAGCCAGGGCGACATGACCCACCTGGTCATTGACGCCACCGGCCTCAAGGTGTTCGGCGAAGGGGAGTGGAAGACACGCAAGCACGGCAAGGAGAAGCGGCGTGTCTGGCGTAAGCTGCACCTGGCGGTGGATGCCGACAGCCATGCCGTCGTTGCCGCCGAAGTCAGCCTGGATAAGGTTGGCGACAACGAAGTGTTGCCGTTCCTGCTGAACCCGCTTCGCCGTCGCATCGAACGAGTCAGTGCCGACGGTGCCTACGACAGCAAGGGGTGCCATCGGCTGGTAATGAGAAAGGGCGCCAGGGCTGTTATTCCACCGCGCAAGACAGCAGGGTTCTGGGAGGATGGCCATCCCAGAAACGAAGCGGTGGCGGCGCTCAAGGCCGGTCGCCTTGATGAATGGAAAGTCCGCAGCGGCTATCACCGGCGTTCCCTGGCAGAAACGGCGATGTTTCGGTACAAGCAGCTGATTGGCCCAAAGCTGAGCCTGCGCGACTACAACGGCCAGGTTGCCGAGGCTCTGGCCGGGGTGAAGGTGATGAACAAAGTCATAGGACTGGGTATGCCCGAACGCCAGCAGGTCAATTAA